One segment of Desulfovibrio sp. JC010 DNA contains the following:
- a CDS encoding sugar transferase gives MTVKRCFDLVVSITALIIFFPVLLGVAIAIHKKMGGGIFFIQRRPGLHGKPFNIIKFKTMSDAKDEHGKLLPDSQRLSRFGKILRSTSLDELPELVNVIFGDMSLVGPRPLLMQYLERYSPEQSRRHDVLPGITGWAQINGRNAISWEDKFKLDVWYVDNHNLWLDIKILYLTVARVFKREGISQPGQATAQEFMGNGDK, from the coding sequence ATGACTGTTAAAAGATGCTTTGACCTTGTTGTTTCCATCACTGCGCTGATCATTTTCTTTCCCGTACTGCTGGGCGTAGCCATCGCCATCCACAAAAAAATGGGCGGCGGTATCTTTTTCATCCAACGCAGGCCCGGTCTGCACGGCAAGCCCTTCAACATCATCAAGTTCAAAACCATGTCCGACGCCAAAGATGAGCACGGCAAGCTGCTCCCGGATTCGCAGCGGTTGAGCAGGTTCGGTAAAATACTGCGCTCCACTTCACTTGATGAGCTGCCGGAACTGGTCAATGTTATCTTCGGAGACATGTCTCTGGTCGGCCCGCGCCCCCTGCTCATGCAATACCTTGAACGCTACAGCCCGGAACAGTCCAGACGCCATGACGTCCTGCCCGGCATCACCGGATGGGCACAAATCAACGGACGCAATGCAATTTCATGGGAAGACAAATTCAAGCTTGATGTCTGGTATGTGGATAACCACAACCTGTGGCTGGATATAAAAATCCTCTACCTGACCGTGGCCCGAGTTTTCAAACGTGAAGGCATCTCCCAGCCCGGGCAAGCCACCGCTCAGGAATTCATGGGTAACGGGGATAAATAA
- a CDS encoding acetyltransferase yields the protein MKKIIIMGAGGHGQVVADALLQMEKATPVAFVDESRELHGKELMGIPVPGGNAEINKIEHDGIVIALGNNELRRRIFSELKQAGENLFTVIHPRAIIAPDVTIGDGCMILAGAVINTQAEIKDNTIINTNSTIEHHNVIGPHAHIAPGATLGGEVTVEEEAMVGIGATVLPRTVIGSQAVLGGGSTAIKDLPDGSTAAGVPARIK from the coding sequence ATGAAAAAAATCATCATCATGGGTGCCGGAGGACACGGACAGGTCGTAGCTGATGCCCTGCTACAAATGGAAAAGGCTACCCCTGTTGCCTTTGTGGATGAAAGCAGAGAACTGCACGGTAAGGAATTAATGGGCATTCCTGTTCCCGGCGGCAATGCGGAGATCAATAAAATTGAACATGACGGCATTGTCATCGCCCTTGGCAACAATGAATTACGCAGACGGATTTTCAGTGAACTGAAACAGGCCGGGGAAAATTTGTTCACAGTCATCCACCCAAGGGCAATCATTGCGCCGGATGTTACAATCGGCGACGGCTGTATGATTCTGGCCGGAGCGGTCATCAATACTCAGGCCGAGATCAAAGACAATACCATCATCAACACCAACTCCACCATTGAACATCACAATGTTATCGGACCGCACGCACACATTGCCCCGGGAGCGACTCTGGGTGGCGAGGTCACAGTGGAAGAAGAGGCCATGGTCGGCATCGGAGCTACAGTTCTGCCACGGACGGTTATAGGCTCACAAGCTGTGCTTGGAGGCGGCTCTACGGCGATCAAAGACCTGCCTGACGGCTCAACAGCAGCAGGAGTGCCTGCCCGCATCAAATAG
- a CDS encoding aminotransferase class I/II-fold pyridoxal phosphate-dependent enzyme: MSANKNKRIYLSPPHMGGKEQEYVRQAFESNFIAPLGPMVNGFEQDFSELTGFGHCAALSSGTAALHLALRIVGVEPGDVVIASSLTFIGSVSAVTFMGAEPVFIDADYKSWNMDPELLTEAVDHYISKGRKPKAVIPTDLYGQCADYDRLLEILEPHGIPLIVDAAESVGATYKGRHAGKGALMAAYSFNGNKIITTSGGGLLASDDEEMISRARWLSQQAKEPEPYYEHKEIGYNYRMSNLVAAVGRGQVEVIPDRVKRKREIFDYYEQELGGCPGISFMPEADYGQCNRWLSVMLIDKKEFGAGPEEIRLALEAENIESRPVWKPMHKQPVFNDSTVFGGKVSEDLFKRGLCLPSGTAMTAEDMKRLVDLIKGCGK, encoded by the coding sequence GTGTCCGCAAATAAGAATAAACGCATATACCTTTCCCCTCCGCACATGGGAGGCAAAGAGCAGGAATATGTCCGCCAGGCTTTTGAAAGCAATTTCATTGCCCCGCTTGGTCCCATGGTCAACGGTTTTGAACAGGATTTTTCAGAGTTGACCGGGTTCGGACATTGTGCGGCACTTTCCAGCGGGACCGCTGCCTTGCATCTTGCCCTGCGCATTGTGGGAGTTGAGCCGGGGGATGTGGTTATCGCCTCTTCCCTGACCTTTATCGGCAGCGTGAGCGCGGTAACCTTTATGGGTGCTGAGCCTGTATTCATTGATGCGGATTACAAATCATGGAACATGGACCCGGAGCTGCTGACTGAAGCTGTGGACCATTATATTTCAAAAGGACGCAAGCCAAAAGCGGTCATTCCCACCGACCTTTACGGGCAGTGCGCGGATTATGACCGCCTCCTTGAAATTCTTGAGCCGCACGGTATCCCGCTGATTGTGGATGCCGCCGAATCCGTAGGTGCCACCTACAAGGGCAGACATGCGGGCAAAGGCGCGCTCATGGCCGCTTACTCCTTTAACGGCAACAAGATCATCACCACTTCCGGAGGCGGCCTTCTGGCTTCGGATGATGAGGAAATGATCAGCCGGGCGCGCTGGCTTTCCCAGCAGGCCAAAGAACCGGAACCCTATTACGAACACAAGGAAATCGGCTACAACTACCGCATGTCCAATCTGGTAGCAGCTGTGGGGCGCGGACAGGTGGAAGTAATTCCTGACCGGGTGAAGCGTAAAAGGGAAATTTTTGATTACTATGAGCAGGAGCTTGGCGGCTGTCCCGGCATATCCTTCATGCCTGAAGCGGATTACGGTCAGTGCAACCGCTGGCTTTCTGTAATGCTGATTGATAAAAAAGAGTTCGGTGCCGGACCGGAAGAAATCCGCCTTGCATTGGAAGCTGAAAACATCGAGTCCCGCCCGGTCTGGAAACCCATGCATAAACAGCCGGTATTTAATGACAGCACAGTTTTCGGTGGCAAAGTCAGCGAAGACTTGTTTAAACGCGGCCTCTGCCTGCCTTCCGGCACAGCCATGACAGCAGAAGATATGAAAAGACTTGTAGACTTGATAAAAGGGTGCGGAAAATAA
- a CDS encoding nucleoside-diphosphate sugar epimerase/dehydratase, which yields MIHNLRNANFYLMVLLDLLIFVGAFYGAYLFRFDFNVPEFAQLQCLELLKYTVVIKFSVFLGLGLYRGMWRYTSLRDLWHILEATFLQTLILVTVVLYKFGFDGFSRGVFIIDWMLTVFMCGGMRVMIRSFFAFKDGNAIQFSPDTCPIDGENVLIIGAGRAGEKVVREIRSSGQLKYLPIGFLDNDKSKRGRTIHGVPVLGPLSDLQELVKNKCVNEILIAVAEASGEQMREIIDACKETGLPYKILPGMDEIINGKVGIKALRDVSYQDLLGRAPVQLDTTAISEYLSGKTVLVTGCGGSIGSELVRQVVRFNPAKLILVDSSEANLYGIQMELHHELKFHDYVTVLGSVQDEQLMDETFGTYKPHTVFHAAAYKHVPMMERNPWQAVHNNICGTKNVMTAADKHGVARFVTVSTDKAVRPTNIMGASKRVTELLMRLFHDSKTTFMAVRFGNVVGSSGSVVPLFRRQIEKGGPVTVTHKDVTRYFMSISEAAQLILQAGVMADGGEIFILEMGEPVKIADMARDLIRLSGKEPDKDIEIIFTGLREGEKLYEELITEGEGIVRTEHDKIMVLKSIENDLEAYCAKFKSQLVEMKKEADAFHADGVRVVLHDVVPEFDEEG from the coding sequence ATGATCCACAACCTGCGTAATGCGAATTTTTATCTCATGGTCCTTTTGGACCTGCTTATATTTGTAGGTGCTTTTTACGGGGCCTACCTCTTCCGCTTTGATTTCAACGTGCCCGAATTTGCGCAACTTCAATGCCTTGAGTTGCTCAAATACACTGTGGTCATAAAATTTTCAGTGTTTCTGGGACTCGGACTTTACCGGGGCATGTGGCGTTACACCAGCCTGCGGGACCTCTGGCACATTCTGGAAGCAACTTTTCTGCAAACCCTGATTCTGGTCACTGTGGTGCTCTATAAATTCGGTTTCGACGGATTTTCTCGTGGCGTATTTATCATCGACTGGATGCTGACTGTCTTCATGTGCGGCGGCATGCGAGTCATGATCCGCTCTTTTTTCGCCTTCAAAGACGGTAACGCGATCCAGTTCTCCCCTGACACCTGCCCCATTGACGGTGAAAACGTCCTGATCATCGGAGCTGGGCGAGCCGGGGAAAAGGTTGTCCGCGAAATCAGATCCAGCGGACAGCTCAAATATTTACCCATCGGTTTTCTGGACAACGATAAGTCCAAAAGAGGCCGGACCATCCATGGAGTACCTGTTCTCGGTCCTTTGAGCGACCTGCAGGAGCTGGTGAAAAACAAATGCGTCAATGAAATCCTCATTGCTGTGGCCGAGGCTTCCGGCGAACAGATGCGCGAAATAATCGACGCCTGCAAAGAAACCGGACTGCCTTATAAAATCCTGCCCGGCATGGATGAAATCATCAACGGCAAGGTCGGCATCAAGGCCCTGCGTGATGTCAGTTATCAGGATTTGCTGGGCCGCGCTCCGGTGCAGCTGGATACCACCGCCATCAGCGAGTATCTTTCCGGCAAAACCGTACTGGTCACCGGATGCGGCGGGTCCATCGGTTCCGAGCTGGTCCGTCAGGTGGTGCGCTTCAATCCTGCGAAACTTATCCTCGTGGATTCCAGTGAAGCCAACCTCTACGGCATCCAGATGGAACTGCACCACGAACTTAAATTTCATGATTATGTGACCGTGCTCGGCTCCGTTCAGGATGAACAACTCATGGACGAGACTTTCGGCACATACAAGCCTCATACCGTATTTCATGCTGCCGCCTACAAGCATGTTCCCATGATGGAGCGCAACCCGTGGCAGGCAGTGCACAACAACATCTGCGGCACCAAAAACGTCATGACCGCAGCAGACAAACACGGCGTGGCCCGATTCGTCACTGTCTCCACTGACAAGGCTGTGCGCCCCACCAACATCATGGGCGCGTCAAAACGCGTAACCGAACTGCTCATGCGGCTGTTCCATGATTCCAAGACCACTTTCATGGCCGTGCGTTTTGGTAACGTAGTGGGTTCTTCCGGATCGGTAGTGCCGCTGTTCCGCAGGCAAATTGAAAAAGGCGGCCCGGTTACCGTCACCCATAAAGACGTAACCCGCTACTTCATGTCCATATCCGAAGCGGCCCAGCTCATTCTGCAGGCCGGGGTAATGGCTGACGGCGGTGAAATTTTCATTCTCGAAATGGGTGAACCCGTCAAAATCGCCGACATGGCCCGTGACCTGATCCGCCTTTCCGGCAAGGAACCGGACAAAGACATTGAAATCATCTTCACAGGTCTGCGCGAGGGTGAAAAACTCTATGAAGAGCTGATCACCGAAGGCGAAGGCATTGTCCGCACCGAACATGACAAGATTATGGTTCTCAAAAGTATTGAAAATGATCTTGAAGCCTACTGCGCCAAATTTAAAAGCCAGCTGGTCGAAATGAAGAAAGAAGCTGACGCATTCCACGCAGATGGAGTACGCGTAGTTCTGCATGACGTGGTGCCTGAGTTTGATGAGGAAGGGTAG
- a CDS encoding winged helix-turn-helix domain-containing protein, translated as MLKELFTSKTRIKLLLKLFLNPDVSSYLRELAAEFDVSPNAMKEELDGLSEAGYLNKKKEGRYIYYNANSTHPFFPEISSIVRKYIGIDRVLEYILSTIGDVDSVYVLDDYAKGIDSGIIDVLIIGDETDSERIVELCNKAEEAIQRKIRIMVLNRTEFEKTSDIYLRRPNWKVI; from the coding sequence ATGCTGAAAGAACTATTTACATCCAAAACTAGAATCAAGCTGCTGTTAAAACTTTTTCTGAACCCTGACGTATCTTCATATCTCAGGGAATTAGCTGCTGAATTTGATGTTTCACCCAATGCCATGAAGGAAGAACTGGATGGCTTGAGTGAAGCCGGCTATCTCAATAAGAAAAAAGAAGGCCGCTACATATACTATAACGCGAACTCCACCCATCCCTTTTTTCCTGAAATCAGCTCAATTGTGCGCAAATATATCGGCATAGACCGTGTTTTGGAATATATCCTGTCAACCATCGGTGATGTGGATTCAGTCTACGTGCTTGATGACTATGCCAAGGGCATTGATTCCGGCATTATCGATGTACTCATCATAGGCGATGAGACCGATTCCGAACGAATTGTGGAACTTTGCAACAAAGCCGAAGAAGCCATCCAGCGCAAAATCAGAATCATGGTCCTGAACAGGACCGAATTCGAGAAAACCAGTGACATTTATTTAAGACGACCCAATTGGAAGGTCATCTAA
- a CDS encoding DegT/DnrJ/EryC1/StrS aminotransferase family protein, whose amino-acid sequence MNIPFIDLKKQFSRVEKQVRENMDTVLDHGAYIMGPEIPAIEEQLAEYCGTKHALGCASGTDALTLALMSLDVKPGDAVFTTPFTFFATAETIALAGATPVFVDIDPVTFNIDPEKLDKTIEALKGTDNGCVLPKVDGLTAKGIISVDIFGLPADYEAIKAVADKHGLFLIEDAAQSFGGEYKGKRACSLGDITCTSFFPAKPLGCYGDGGMCFTDDDHLIERLRSHRVHGMGPDRYDNVRLGITGRLDSLQAAVLLAKFEIFPEEVDLRDKVAATYAELLADIEGVTAPSVPEGYRSVWAQYCPLATDTAHRERIQKALGEKNIPSPIYYPIPMHLQTAFKDLGYQMGDCPVSEDAASRIFAIPMHPYLEREQQEFIADIIRNA is encoded by the coding sequence ATGAATATTCCTTTTATTGACTTGAAAAAACAGTTTTCGCGGGTTGAAAAACAGGTCCGTGAAAATATGGACACAGTACTGGATCACGGTGCCTACATCATGGGTCCGGAAATACCGGCCATTGAAGAACAACTGGCCGAATACTGCGGCACCAAACATGCACTGGGTTGTGCCTCCGGAACTGACGCCCTGACCCTCGCACTCATGTCTCTGGACGTAAAACCCGGCGATGCGGTTTTCACCACCCCGTTCACCTTTTTTGCCACTGCCGAAACTATTGCTTTGGCTGGCGCAACTCCCGTATTTGTTGATATTGATCCGGTGACTTTCAATATTGACCCTGAAAAACTGGACAAGACCATCGAAGCCCTCAAAGGCACAGACAACGGTTGCGTGCTCCCCAAAGTGGACGGACTGACCGCAAAGGGAATCATTTCGGTTGATATTTTCGGCCTGCCCGCTGACTACGAAGCAATCAAAGCCGTGGCAGATAAGCATGGCCTCTTCCTCATTGAAGATGCTGCCCAAAGCTTCGGCGGAGAATACAAAGGCAAACGCGCCTGCTCTCTGGGCGACATCACCTGCACCTCCTTTTTCCCAGCCAAGCCGCTGGGCTGCTACGGCGACGGCGGTATGTGCTTCACCGACGACGACCATCTCATCGAACGTCTGCGCTCCCACCGCGTCCACGGCATGGGACCGGACAGATATGACAACGTCCGCCTCGGTATCACCGGCCGTCTGGATTCCCTGCAGGCAGCAGTCCTGCTGGCTAAATTTGAAATCTTCCCCGAGGAAGTGGACCTTCGCGACAAGGTTGCAGCAACCTACGCCGAGCTTCTCGCGGATATCGAAGGTGTCACCGCTCCCTCTGTTCCCGAAGGATACCGTTCTGTATGGGCACAGTACTGCCCGCTGGCAACCGATACCGCACATCGTGAGCGCATCCAGAAGGCACTGGGAGAAAAGAACATTCCCTCTCCCATCTACTACCCTATTCCCATGCATCTGCAGACTGCATTTAAGGACCTCGGCTACCAGATGGGCGACTGCCCGGTAAGTGAAGATGCTGCCAGCCGCATTTTTGCTATTCCCATGCATCCCTACCTTGAAAGGGAGCAGCAGGAATTTATTGCTGATATTATCAGGAATGCATAA
- a CDS encoding glycosyltransferase produces the protein MDKTLLVIITDRLSHIIGKGELIDRYYNPGGVFSDVHILMTNDDRPDKAALQRTVGDAKLTLHNLPSGKGLLMKTLWRPFLLRSWAEQAIGLARKIKPDLIRCYGNFLNGYAGARIKEEFGTPLFISLHTQPDQTRANPDVDFKTKVFYALSKAVEKYSLQRADKVSGVYGSIMDYARNKGAAAPFVAYNVINPDNIMPKKDYGCSGPLKILYVGRVIPAKNPENIIRGLQGINAELTVVGSGSKEQELAELVSELKLDSKVRFVPAMANDELCRTMHQYDIFAGHSQYSEFPKTVLEASLCGLPILFNSRRGTPVPEFENNIAKMVEDSPAGYRSGIEFFLSEARREEFGTNAARYANAHWDPAQAEKIFADIHRELTGK, from the coding sequence ATGGACAAAACCCTACTTGTCATCATAACAGATCGCCTTTCCCATATCATTGGGAAAGGCGAACTGATTGACCGCTACTACAATCCCGGCGGGGTCTTCAGTGATGTCCATATTCTGATGACTAATGATGACAGGCCGGACAAAGCCGCACTGCAGAGAACTGTCGGCGATGCAAAACTGACCCTGCATAATCTTCCGTCCGGAAAAGGGTTGCTCATGAAAACCCTCTGGCGTCCTTTTTTGCTGCGCAGCTGGGCAGAGCAGGCAATCGGGCTTGCCCGGAAAATCAAGCCGGACCTGATCCGCTGCTATGGGAATTTCCTGAACGGATATGCCGGGGCGAGAATAAAGGAAGAATTTGGAACTCCCCTTTTTATTTCTCTGCACACCCAGCCCGATCAGACCAGAGCCAATCCTGACGTGGATTTCAAAACCAAAGTCTTTTACGCCCTTTCAAAAGCTGTTGAGAAATACAGTCTGCAGAGAGCGGACAAAGTCAGCGGTGTTTACGGTTCAATCATGGATTACGCCCGCAACAAAGGAGCTGCAGCTCCTTTTGTAGCCTACAATGTGATTAACCCGGACAACATTATGCCCAAAAAAGATTACGGGTGTTCCGGACCTCTCAAAATTTTATACGTAGGCAGGGTTATTCCGGCCAAGAATCCGGAGAATATCATCCGCGGACTGCAGGGAATTAATGCCGAGCTCACTGTTGTGGGCAGCGGTTCAAAAGAACAGGAACTGGCGGAACTTGTCAGCGAACTGAAACTCGACTCCAAGGTCCGTTTCGTCCCGGCCATGGCTAACGATGAACTTTGCCGGACCATGCACCAGTACGATATTTTTGCCGGACATTCACAGTACAGCGAGTTTCCCAAGACAGTGCTGGAGGCTTCTTTATGCGGATTGCCCATTCTGTTCAATTCGCGTAGGGGAACGCCTGTCCCTGAATTTGAAAATAATATTGCAAAGATGGTTGAGGATTCCCCGGCCGGATACCGTTCAGGGATTGAATTCTTTTTAAGCGAGGCGAGACGCGAAGAATTCGGCACAAATGCTGCGCGCTATGCGAACGCGCACTGGGACCCCGCACAGGCGGAAAAAATCTTTGCAGATATTCACAGGGAATTGACTGGCAAATGA